The Sulfitobacter sp. SK011 genome has a window encoding:
- a CDS encoding ammonium transporter: MKKRYIIPMVTALALVPTLGAAQDAEFATLADTTFIFNTLLFLIGGFLVFWMAAGFAMLEAGLVRSKNVTTQLTKNIALFAIAAIMYWLIGYNIMYPGDGNWIIQDVFGSIGTKDIKSEIDAGGYSNASDFFFQLMFCATTASIVSGTLAERIKLWPFLIFVVVLTGVIYPIEASWQWGAGFLANMGFSDFAGSTLVHAAGGFAALAGAIVLGPRLGKYNKEGRVIPMPGSNLALATLGTFILWLGWFGFNGASQLAMGTISDVDAVAQIFANTNMAAAAGAVAALIVTQMIYGKVDLTMVLNGALAGLVSITAGPLDPTLFGALWIGAVGGVIVVFAVPFLDKLKIDDVVGAIPVHLIAGFWGTLVVPVYTADTSFVTQIIGFGAVGGFVFIVSFIVWTILKATVGIRVSEEAEINGLDMSELGMEAYPEFSKG; this comes from the coding sequence ATGAAAAAACGATACATCATTCCCATGGTCACGGCGCTTGCACTGGTGCCGACACTGGGCGCGGCGCAGGATGCAGAATTTGCAACGCTGGCCGATACAACATTTATCTTTAACACGCTGCTCTTTTTGATCGGTGGCTTTCTGGTGTTCTGGATGGCTGCGGGTTTTGCGATGCTCGAAGCCGGCCTCGTCAGATCCAAGAACGTGACGACCCAGTTGACCAAGAACATCGCGTTGTTTGCGATTGCTGCGATCATGTACTGGCTCATCGGCTATAACATCATGTACCCCGGCGACGGCAACTGGATCATTCAGGATGTTTTTGGCAGCATTGGCACAAAGGATATCAAGTCCGAGATTGATGCTGGCGGCTATTCCAACGCATCCGACTTCTTTTTCCAGTTGATGTTCTGTGCAACCACAGCCTCTATCGTGTCCGGCACTTTGGCTGAGCGCATCAAATTGTGGCCCTTCCTGATCTTCGTTGTTGTGCTGACAGGCGTGATCTACCCGATCGAAGCAAGCTGGCAGTGGGGCGCAGGTTTCCTTGCCAACATGGGCTTTAGCGACTTTGCCGGTTCTACGCTGGTACACGCCGCTGGTGGTTTTGCAGCACTTGCGGGTGCGATTGTGCTGGGGCCGCGCCTTGGTAAATACAACAAGGAAGGTCGTGTGATACCGATGCCAGGCTCAAACCTTGCCCTCGCGACATTGGGTACGTTCATTCTGTGGCTCGGTTGGTTCGGCTTTAACGGCGCATCCCAGCTCGCGATGGGAACCATCTCTGATGTGGATGCCGTCGCACAGATCTTTGCCAATACAAACATGGCTGCCGCCGCTGGTGCCGTTGCCGCGCTGATCGTGACACAGATGATTTATGGCAAGGTCGACCTTACCATGGTGCTGAACGGTGCGCTTGCAGGTCTGGTGTCAATCACCGCCGGTCCACTTGACCCAACGCTGTTTGGGGCGCTCTGGATTGGTGCTGTGGGCGGGGTAATCGTTGTCTTCGCCGTCCCCTTCCTCGACAAGCTCAAGATCGACGATGTGGTCGGTGCGATTCCGGTTCACCTGATCGCGGGTTTCTGGGGCACCTTGGTGGTACCGGTCTATACCGCCGACACGTCCTTCGTGACACAGATCATTGGCTTTGGTGCAGTGGGTGGTTTTGTGTTCATCGTCAGCTTTATAGTCTGGACGATCCTGAAAGCCACGGTGGGTATCCGCGTCAGCGAAGAGGCAGAGATCAACGGATTGGACATGTCAGAACTGGGCATGGAAGCCTATCCTGAATTCTCAAAAGGCTGA
- a CDS encoding amino acid aminotransferase produces the protein MFETLKAQPADKILTLMQMYKDDPRATKVDLGVGVYKDATGLTPVMRAVKAAEHQLWETQNSKVYTGLAGDPAFADAMIALILDDAVPRNTIAAAATPGGTGAVRQAFEMIQMARPEARVFVSDPTWPNHLSILKYLGIEAVPYRYFDDETRGVDFDGLIADLKTAKKGDVVLLHGCCHNPTGANLNASEWDAVIKVLLETGATPMIDIAYQGFGDGLEEDAAATRKVVAAVPECLIAASCSKNFGIYRERTGLLLAIAADASAHDLNQATLAFLNRQNFSFPPDHGARIVTMILDDDALRSDWMAELEDVRTAMLGLRTQLAGELQRLSGSDRFGFLAQHRGMFSRLGTTPEKVEELRSKHGIYMIGDSRMNIAGLNSETVPILAKAILDVGI, from the coding sequence ATGTTTGAGACGCTCAAGGCGCAGCCTGCTGACAAAATTCTAACGCTTATGCAGATGTACAAAGACGACCCTCGTGCCACAAAGGTGGACCTGGGGGTTGGCGTTTACAAAGACGCGACTGGCCTGACACCAGTGATGCGTGCGGTAAAGGCGGCAGAACACCAGTTGTGGGAAACGCAGAACTCCAAGGTTTATACCGGTCTTGCGGGTGATCCGGCGTTTGCGGATGCGATGATTGCGCTGATACTGGACGATGCAGTGCCCCGTAACACAATTGCTGCGGCCGCCACGCCGGGGGGTACGGGGGCGGTGCGTCAGGCATTTGAGATGATCCAGATGGCGCGACCAGAGGCGCGGGTATTTGTGTCTGATCCAACCTGGCCCAACCACCTGTCGATCCTGAAGTATCTTGGGATTGAGGCAGTACCCTATCGCTATTTCGACGATGAAACACGTGGCGTTGATTTTGACGGTTTGATCGCAGACCTAAAAACGGCAAAGAAAGGCGATGTCGTCTTGCTGCACGGGTGCTGCCACAACCCAACCGGTGCCAACCTCAATGCGTCCGAATGGGATGCGGTGATCAAGGTGCTGCTTGAAACCGGGGCCACCCCGATGATCGACATTGCCTATCAGGGTTTTGGCGATGGATTGGAAGAAGACGCCGCCGCCACGCGCAAAGTTGTGGCGGCTGTGCCAGAGTGCCTGATTGCAGCAAGCTGTTCCAAAAACTTTGGTATTTACCGCGAACGCACCGGGCTTTTGCTGGCCATCGCTGCGGATGCGTCAGCGCATGACCTGAACCAAGCGACGTTGGCGTTTTTGAACCGCCAGAACTTTAGCTTTCCGCCTGATCACGGGGCGCGGATTGTGACGATGATTCTGGATGACGACGCGTTGCGCAGTGATTGGATGGCTGAGCTGGAAGATGTCCGCACCGCCATGCTTGGCCTGCGCACACAGCTTGCGGGTGAATTGCAGCGTTTGTCCGGATCAGATCGGTTTGGCTTTCTCGCGCAGCACCGCGGCATGTTCTCGCGCCTGGGCACGACACCGGAAAAGGTTGAAGAACTGCGCAGCAAACACGGTATTTACATGATCGGTGACAGCCGCATGAACATCGCCGGTTTGAACAGCGAAACGGTACCAATTCTGGCGAAAGCAATCCTCGATGTTGGTATCTAG
- the sseA gene encoding 3-mercaptopyruvate sulfurtransferase, producing MTDDPKTLVSTDWLAKHLKDPDLRLLDASWYLPDTDRDAKAEYDAAHIPGARFFDIDDISDARSDLPHMAPPVEKFMSRMRAMGVGDGHQVVVYDGDGLFSAARVWWLFKLMGQNNVAVLDGGLPKWIAEGHATEDMPPIPRDRHMTVRLQNHLVRDVTQVAHASKLGDPQIVDARAAARFRGDAPEPREGLRAGHIPGARNVPYTELLNDDKTMKSPDATRAVFEAAGVDLGKPVITSCGSGVTAAILALALERMGHTNWSLYDGSWSEWGMFPTVPVATGEA from the coding sequence GTGACCGATGATCCCAAAACACTGGTTTCAACTGACTGGTTGGCCAAGCATCTCAAAGACCCGGATCTGCGTTTGCTGGACGCATCGTGGTACCTGCCTGATACGGACCGGGATGCAAAAGCGGAATATGACGCGGCGCATATCCCAGGCGCGCGGTTTTTCGATATTGATGATATTTCCGATGCACGGTCAGATTTGCCCCACATGGCCCCGCCGGTTGAAAAGTTTATGTCGCGCATGCGCGCCATGGGGGTTGGTGACGGCCATCAGGTCGTTGTCTATGACGGCGATGGTTTGTTTTCTGCGGCGCGCGTGTGGTGGCTGTTCAAGCTGATGGGACAGAATAACGTTGCTGTTCTGGATGGTGGCCTGCCAAAGTGGATCGCAGAAGGGCATGCGACCGAAGATATGCCGCCGATCCCGCGTGATCGCCATATGACTGTGCGTTTGCAAAACCACTTGGTGCGCGATGTCACGCAGGTCGCCCATGCGTCAAAGCTTGGCGATCCGCAGATTGTTGATGCCCGTGCCGCCGCGCGGTTCCGCGGTGATGCGCCTGAGCCCCGCGAGGGTCTGCGCGCAGGGCACATTCCCGGTGCGCGCAATGTGCCATACACCGAACTGTTGAACGATGACAAAACGATGAAGTCCCCCGATGCCACGCGCGCAGTTTTCGAGGCGGCGGGTGTTGATCTGGGCAAACCCGTTATCACTTCGTGCGGATCCGGCGTGACGGCGGCCATTCTGGCGTTGGCACTGGAACGTATGGGGCATACGAATTGGTCCCTTTATGACGGCTCATGGTCCGAATGGGGCATGTTCCCCACGGTGCCCGTCGCAACCGGAGAAGCATAA
- a CDS encoding glutathione S-transferase family protein: MDDRFILIGFRYSVYTRIVRMALLELGLEATYVEANPFAVEPDAELSRHTAFGRVPVLRHGAFTLTETAAITGYLHDLTAGRALRPDDAQATARLRQVIGIVDAYGYQPMVRDVFSHGFYRPHLGEEFDPDKVVTGLERSLPVLQTLDLIAEERLKLNGKDVSLADIHLSPMIAYFAKVPRAADLLSKYPALSAWWAQLCNRPSLIETDPFAMR, translated from the coding sequence ATGGATGATCGGTTTATTCTGATCGGCTTTCGGTACAGCGTTTACACGCGCATTGTGCGCATGGCACTTTTGGAGCTGGGACTTGAAGCCACCTATGTTGAGGCCAATCCTTTTGCCGTAGAACCTGATGCTGAGCTGTCTCGCCACACGGCATTTGGTCGGGTTCCAGTCTTGCGGCACGGGGCATTTACGCTAACAGAAACAGCCGCGATCACCGGGTATCTCCATGATTTGACTGCCGGCCGGGCATTGCGGCCCGATGATGCCCAAGCCACCGCGCGCTTGCGGCAGGTGATCGGTATCGTTGATGCCTATGGCTATCAACCGATGGTCAGAGATGTGTTTTCACACGGTTTTTACCGGCCACATCTGGGTGAAGAATTTGACCCGGACAAAGTTGTCACCGGATTGGAGCGGTCTCTGCCTGTTTTGCAGACGCTGGATTTGATCGCCGAGGAAAGGCTGAAACTGAATGGCAAAGACGTCAGCCTTGCCGATATCCATCTCTCACCGATGATCGCCTATTTCGCAAAGGTTCCTCGGGCCGCAGATCTATTGAGCAAGTACCCTGCGCTGTCAGCGTGGTGGGCACAGCTGTGCAACCGCCCCTCTTTGATCGAAACGGATCCCTTTGCGATGCGGTAA
- the smpB gene encoding SsrA-binding protein SmpB, protein MSQVKSSSKSDPNYKVIAENRRARYDYAIEDDLECGIMLEGSEVKSLRMGGANIAESYAAVEDGELWLVNGYIAPYAQAKTFSHEERRRRKLLVSRKQLSRLWNETQRKGMTLVPLVMYFNHRGKAKIKIGIAKGKKNHDKRETSAKRDWSRQKARLLKDHG, encoded by the coding sequence ATGAGTCAAGTAAAATCATCCTCCAAATCTGATCCCAATTACAAGGTGATCGCTGAAAACCGCCGGGCGCGGTATGATTACGCAATTGAGGATGATCTTGAATGTGGGATCATGCTGGAAGGGTCCGAGGTCAAATCACTGCGCATGGGCGGGGCCAACATTGCTGAGAGCTATGCTGCGGTTGAGGATGGTGAGCTGTGGCTGGTGAACGGCTATATTGCACCCTACGCGCAGGCCAAGACCTTTTCGCACGAGGAGCGCCGCCGTCGCAAATTGCTCGTCTCGCGCAAGCAGTTGTCGCGGCTTTGGAATGAAACCCAGCGCAAGGGGATGACGCTGGTGCCGCTGGTGATGTATTTTAACCATCGCGGCAAAGCCAAGATCAAGATTGGCATCGCCAAGGGTAAGAAAAATCATGACAAGCGCGAAACAAGCGCCAAGCGTGATTGGTCACGGCAAAAGGCACGTCTTCTCAAAGATCATGGATGA
- a CDS encoding SGNH/GDSL hydrolase family protein has product MMLLVRLCTALALCLMMTTPATAESPMRVLVMGDSFMTSNSSAKKSLPHVLSGLLRTKVKSRAVAGARHLYALPISGGLGMNISKQYRPGKWDYVVMNGGGNDLWMGCGCGKCTRQMEKLISSDGRKGAIPNTIARARRDGAKVIYVGYLRSPGRGSPIEACKPLGDKLEARIAKLAALDSGITFVSLADMVPFGDASFHALDMIHPSPKGSAAAARRVLSIIRPNPS; this is encoded by the coding sequence ATGATGCTGCTCGTTCGCCTGTGCACCGCGCTGGCCCTTTGTTTAATGATGACCACCCCCGCCACCGCAGAAAGTCCGATGCGGGTTCTGGTGATGGGGGATTCGTTCATGACCTCAAACAGTTCCGCCAAAAAATCACTGCCGCATGTGTTGTCCGGCCTGCTGCGCACCAAAGTCAAAAGCAGAGCCGTGGCGGGGGCTCGGCATCTTTACGCCCTACCGATCTCGGGCGGATTGGGGATGAATATTTCCAAACAATACCGACCCGGAAAATGGGATTATGTCGTGATGAACGGGGGCGGCAATGACCTTTGGATGGGCTGCGGATGTGGCAAATGCACTCGCCAAATGGAAAAGCTGATATCCAGCGATGGGCGCAAAGGGGCGATACCCAATACAATTGCGCGCGCGCGCCGGGATGGTGCAAAGGTCATCTACGTCGGATACCTGCGCAGCCCCGGCAGAGGATCCCCAATCGAGGCATGTAAGCCATTGGGGGACAAACTCGAAGCGCGCATCGCAAAACTGGCTGCGCTGGACAGTGGCATTACGTTTGTTTCGCTGGCCGATATGGTGCCTTTTGGCGACGCAAGTTTTCACGCCCTTGATATGATCCACCCGTCGCCCAAAGGCAGTGCCGCCGCTGCGCGCAGGGTGCTGTCGATCATTCGGCCGAACCCGTCATAA
- a CDS encoding sulfotransferase family protein codes for MGFPGTWMTESESVVYRVVPKCACSSIGQIMFYSDHGDFFDGDIHDAKAGLHKWALDGSQEPITRNVTNHKSYAFTCVRNPYTRILSSFFDKICGIQRNGKRYRGNLVPLLIQKYGIEVGGEDGKQEFDQIASFRRFLLFARDTIRWHRPMDPDIHWSAQSGHVSTFIINGGTYDKIVWTESFNDGMQDVMDAIETPHQVTLADIPRFNESEGHGPKRAHPVEDYFDDLSMHLVREIYKRDFDLFKYDFENPGNKMPIGEIDLAEVHAKLGD; via the coding sequence ATGGGTTTCCCCGGTACGTGGATGACAGAGAGCGAAAGCGTGGTTTACCGCGTGGTGCCGAAATGCGCCTGTTCAAGCATCGGACAGATCATGTTCTATTCCGACCATGGCGATTTTTTCGATGGCGATATTCACGATGCCAAGGCTGGTTTGCACAAATGGGCGTTGGATGGATCACAAGAGCCGATCACCCGGAATGTGACCAACCACAAGTCTTATGCGTTCACCTGTGTGCGCAATCCCTACACGCGCATCCTGTCGTCATTCTTTGACAAGATCTGCGGGATTCAGCGTAACGGGAAGCGTTATCGCGGCAATTTGGTGCCGCTGCTGATCCAGAAGTACGGCATCGAGGTTGGTGGGGAGGATGGCAAACAGGAATTCGATCAGATCGCATCGTTTCGCCGGTTTTTGCTGTTTGCCCGTGACACCATTCGCTGGCACCGTCCCATGGACCCTGACATTCATTGGTCAGCGCAGTCGGGTCATGTGAGCACTTTCATCATCAATGGCGGCACCTATGACAAGATCGTCTGGACCGAAAGTTTCAACGATGGGATGCAGGACGTCATGGACGCCATCGAAACACCACACCAGGTGACCCTTGCCGACATCCCCCGCTTTAACGAAAGCGAAGGGCATGGACCCAAGCGGGCGCATCCCGTTGAGGATTATTTTGATGATCTGTCAATGCATCTGGTGCGCGAAATTTATAAGCGTGATTTTGACTTGTTCAAATATGACTTTGAAAATCCGGGCAACAAGATGCCCATCGGCGAGATTGATTTGGCCGAGGTGCACGCAAAATTGGGCGACTGA
- a CDS encoding DUF5928 domain-containing protein has protein sequence MAKIAYILLCHKDPVAIIRQAERLTAVGDYMSIHFDASANPEHFKEIKAALANNPNVTFAHKRIKCGWGEWSLVQATLYAVESAAKAFPRATHFYMLSGDCMAIKSAEYTHQYLDENDADFIESFDYFESDWIKTGWKEERLIYRHWVNERTHKKLFYAMFEVQKWLGLTREIPADLQIQIGSQWWCLRRRTIEWLLHFVKQRKDVVRFFRTTWIPDETFFQTLVRHLVPEDEIRTRTLTFLMFTDYGMPVTFYNDHYDLLLAQDYLFARKISAEAQNLKRRLGLLYAAESVKFQISNEGRSLFKFLSGRGRIGRRFATRFWETESTLGRERELLIVICKKWHVAKRVLDRIRQVTNVPAIEYIFNEQDTPLPDLGGIQNTLEKRTRHRRALMRMLFDYFETDRLIVCMDPENLDLLNDFASDRSVTRMLEIECQFSDDYLIGHAMRVGLAGEQTSQDTLERLLPTIRNDMVHESDQIRDSGFENHLRLRENASEDQNAEMLSQFLAIPHEKAREIASTDYLFAD, from the coding sequence ATGGCAAAAATCGCCTACATTCTGCTTTGTCACAAGGATCCGGTTGCCATTATTCGGCAAGCGGAGCGTTTGACAGCGGTCGGCGATTATATGTCGATCCACTTTGATGCCTCTGCAAATCCTGAACATTTCAAAGAGATTAAGGCGGCCCTCGCGAACAATCCAAACGTCACATTTGCCCATAAGCGGATCAAATGCGGGTGGGGGGAATGGTCGCTGGTCCAAGCCACACTTTACGCCGTTGAATCCGCCGCCAAAGCCTTTCCACGTGCCACACATTTCTACATGCTGTCTGGCGATTGCATGGCGATCAAATCCGCCGAATACACCCATCAGTACCTGGATGAAAACGATGCTGATTTCATCGAAAGCTTCGACTATTTCGAAAGTGACTGGATCAAAACAGGCTGGAAAGAGGAACGCCTGATTTACCGCCATTGGGTGAACGAGCGCACCCACAAAAAACTGTTCTACGCCATGTTCGAAGTGCAAAAATGGCTGGGCCTGACCCGAGAGATCCCTGCAGACTTGCAGATCCAGATCGGCAGCCAATGGTGGTGCCTGCGCCGCCGTACCATCGAATGGCTGTTGCACTTCGTAAAGCAGCGCAAGGATGTCGTCCGCTTTTTCCGCACGACCTGGATTCCGGATGAGACATTTTTTCAAACATTGGTACGCCATCTCGTGCCCGAGGATGAAATACGCACCCGCACGCTGACTTTTCTCATGTTCACCGACTACGGGATGCCGGTCACGTTCTACAACGATCACTATGATCTGCTTTTGGCACAGGATTACCTGTTCGCCCGCAAGATCAGCGCGGAAGCGCAGAATCTCAAGCGGCGTCTGGGACTGCTTTATGCGGCCGAGAGTGTAAAATTCCAGATCAGCAACGAAGGGCGCAGCCTTTTCAAATTCTTGTCGGGGCGTGGCCGTATTGGGCGCCGCTTTGCCACCCGTTTCTGGGAAACCGAAAGCACCTTGGGTCGCGAACGAGAATTGCTGATCGTCATCTGCAAGAAATGGCATGTGGCCAAACGCGTGCTTGACCGCATCCGTCAGGTCACCAATGTACCGGCAATCGAATACATCTTTAACGAACAAGACACGCCTTTGCCCGATTTGGGTGGCATTCAAAACACCCTGGAAAAACGGACGCGCCACCGCCGTGCGCTGATGCGCATGTTGTTTGATTATTTTGAAACCGACCGCCTCATTGTGTGCATGGATCCGGAAAATCTGGATCTGCTGAATGATTTTGCATCGGACCGATCCGTGACGCGGATGCTTGAGATCGAATGCCAGTTTTCCGATGATTATCTGATCGGCCACGCAATGCGTGTGGGCCTTGCAGGGGAACAGACATCGCAAGACACTTTGGAACGCCTTTTGCCCACTATCCGGAACGACATGGTGCATGAAAGTGACCAGATCAGAGATTCTGGTTTCGAAAACCACCTGCGTTTGCGCGAAAACGCGTCAGAGGATCAAAACGCGGAAATGCTGAGCCAATTCTTGGCGATACCGCATGAAAAGGCCCGAGAGATTGCGTCTACGGATTACCTCTTTGCGGATTGA
- a CDS encoding DUF1523 family protein, whose product MAIVKWVFWITVWVLIGAFFHYTLPQVDIVRVTDTYEKRIDFGENSIFWAQADIGTDGAAVNRDVFFIQTRRAKGDVMVYRNEDTGWGWPPYFKFDTSNLQAEAADAKSTTGAPTYVALKHYGWRNEFLTIFPNAISIRAVEGPDASKGIPWLNIIILTLFFAIVYAIWVRWRRFRMARIDPTLEAIEDDFAEKSGRFSRWLGTWRKKP is encoded by the coding sequence ATGGCGATTGTTAAATGGGTCTTCTGGATCACAGTCTGGGTGCTGATTGGCGCGTTCTTTCATTACACGCTGCCGCAGGTAGACATTGTGCGGGTGACCGACACGTATGAAAAGCGGATCGATTTTGGTGAGAATTCGATTTTCTGGGCGCAAGCAGATATTGGAACGGATGGTGCCGCGGTCAATCGCGATGTGTTCTTTATCCAGACACGGCGGGCCAAGGGTGACGTCATGGTCTACCGAAACGAGGATACCGGCTGGGGCTGGCCGCCCTATTTCAAATTTGACACGTCAAATTTGCAGGCTGAGGCGGCGGACGCCAAATCAACCACCGGGGCACCGACCTATGTGGCGCTTAAGCATTATGGCTGGCGCAATGAATTCCTGACAATATTTCCGAATGCGATTTCGATCCGGGCGGTGGAGGGGCCAGATGCGTCCAAGGGAATTCCGTGGCTTAACATCATCATACTGACGCTGTTTTTTGCGATTGTTTACGCGATCTGGGTGCGCTGGCGCAGATTCAGGATGGCACGGATCGATCCGACGCTTGAGGCGATTGAGGATGATTTTGCCGAAAAAAGCGGACGGTTTTCCCGCTGGTTGGGGACGTGGCGCAAGAAGCCTTGA
- a CDS encoding DUF6638 family protein has product MKRLIKHGLMFGNLFHVDSPALVDRYNRALEHLTGKTTKQTDFHVDISGYSPEIGDELNDHLYLNHAGVNRQFILLSMDQRTAPLLNTKFSTSRGILQQFYAENEAQLFALTARDAVAGELVNSVYDVSTPRRLFDIRRIKVEADTTAGTVHDAEKLGDLVDRFKTEPDGWFDDVLIAEMITLAGKTGDVVRNPVKLKQMSFDQRNFWTAHFGGLYLFQDVEHPALIAPLGKAGLGELPIKYVFDASNRNQIAKFFEYNELTEAITEARGINAAAILRQKMDFILVDAVADQGVDLTGATRADMRRLARDHGDKLPAEFHALAALVNWAENGGAWPRISSDHPAYFYTLRASDTKDAALVNMLLAELAPKDARQMFICHKELFYRTYAGWPDNKRAYVADFLVAEYQVDKAGARRALFGHDAPLEEPMPAKPDPVSDMIARVGPWGAVRGN; this is encoded by the coding sequence ATGAAACGCCTCATCAAACACGGCCTCATGTTTGGCAACCTGTTCCACGTGGACTCCCCTGCGCTGGTGGACCGCTATAACCGCGCGCTGGAGCACCTGACGGGCAAGACTACCAAACAGACAGACTTCCACGTCGATATCTCGGGCTACTCGCCCGAGATTGGCGATGAGTTGAACGACCACCTCTACCTCAACCATGCGGGTGTGAACCGACAGTTTATTTTGCTGAGCATGGACCAGCGCACGGCACCTTTGCTCAACACCAAATTCTCGACCTCGCGCGGCATCCTTCAGCAGTTTTATGCGGAGAACGAGGCGCAGTTGTTTGCCCTGACCGCGCGAGATGCGGTGGCGGGGGAATTGGTCAACAGCGTCTATGACGTGTCCACGCCCCGGCGGTTGTTTGATATCCGCCGGATCAAGGTTGAGGCTGATACCACCGCCGGAACTGTGCATGATGCTGAGAAGCTGGGCGATCTGGTGGATCGGTTCAAGACGGAGCCCGATGGTTGGTTCGATGACGTGCTGATTGCCGAGATGATCACGCTGGCGGGCAAGACCGGGGATGTGGTGCGTAATCCGGTCAAGCTGAAGCAGATGAGCTTTGATCAGCGCAATTTCTGGACGGCGCATTTTGGCGGGCTGTATCTTTTTCAGGACGTGGAACACCCTGCGTTGATCGCGCCGTTGGGCAAGGCAGGGTTGGGTGAGTTGCCTATCAAATATGTTTTTGATGCAAGCAACCGAAACCAAATTGCCAAGTTTTTCGAATATAACGAGCTGACCGAAGCCATCACTGAGGCGCGGGGGATCAATGCCGCCGCGATCCTGCGGCAAAAGATGGATTTCATTCTGGTAGATGCGGTGGCAGATCAGGGCGTGGACCTGACCGGGGCCACGCGGGCCGATATGCGGCGGCTGGCGCGGGACCATGGTGACAAGCTGCCTGCCGAATTTCACGCGTTGGCGGCGTTGGTAAACTGGGCAGAGAATGGTGGGGCCTGGCCACGTATTTCATCGGATCATCCGGCGTATTTCTATACCTTGCGCGCGTCTGATACAAAGGACGCAGCACTGGTGAACATGCTGCTGGCGGAACTTGCGCCCAAAGACGCACGGCAGATGTTCATCTGTCATAAGGAACTCTTTTACCGCACCTATGCGGGTTGGCCGGATAACAAGCGCGCCTATGTTGCTGATTTCCTTGTGGCCGAGTATCAGGTGGACAAGGCGGGCGCGCGCAGGGCGCTTTTTGGTCATGATGCGCCGCTCGAAGAACCAATGCCTGCAAAGCCGGACCCGGTGTCGGATATGATAGCCCGGGTTGGTCCGTGGGGCGCGGTGAGGGGGAACTAG
- a CDS encoding AbiJ-NTD4 domain-containing protein, with translation MLTDIFAVRYESRKLFSEYGRREQRTLHQCMTCLEELSSKRNPDDGTLSVDMNFWNAVHGRVSNELGMRWLSDPYQDALGRTSAIDSLGVRERSKFEISRDWMERLPSNLDDTDEFLKNRISLIEVGFREAYKKEESQIRFAETNPKMAEFLGKNTKTHSTLYNMSANELNKRFRDARFPLHYHNGFVQIEADKLISTEIEQPFWSLVSEPLWENVDLDMKEALDQRDSGGKDPALYAAKALESTIKIISSELNITHGKENGAHNFIENIGKKDVGFIRSWEADFLKSYFTKVRNPLGHGPGKEEMPRLTAEQTNWAIESAMSWIKLLVQRYTLLPERVQ, from the coding sequence ATGCTTACTGATATATTTGCTGTTCGCTATGAAAGCCGAAAATTATTCTCTGAGTACGGTCGTCGAGAACAAAGGACTTTACATCAATGTATGACTTGCTTGGAAGAACTTTCGAGCAAGCGAAATCCCGATGACGGGACATTATCTGTAGATATGAACTTCTGGAATGCTGTTCATGGAAGGGTCTCAAATGAACTAGGCATGCGGTGGTTGAGTGATCCTTACCAAGATGCATTGGGGCGGACTTCGGCAATAGACTCGCTTGGAGTGAGGGAACGCTCGAAATTTGAGATTTCTAGAGATTGGATGGAACGACTTCCAAGCAACCTAGACGATACTGATGAATTCCTAAAAAATCGAATAAGCTTAATAGAAGTTGGCTTTAGAGAGGCATACAAAAAAGAGGAGTCCCAAATTCGGTTTGCAGAGACAAATCCAAAAATGGCTGAATTTCTTGGGAAAAATACTAAAACACACTCTACACTCTACAACATGAGTGCTAACGAACTGAACAAGCGCTTCAGAGATGCACGATTTCCGCTTCATTATCATAATGGCTTCGTTCAGATAGAGGCTGATAAGCTCATTTCGACCGAAATTGAGCAACCGTTTTGGAGCTTGGTATCTGAACCGCTTTGGGAAAATGTTGATTTAGATATGAAAGAGGCATTGGACCAGAGAGACTCTGGTGGGAAAGATCCTGCGCTTTATGCTGCGAAAGCATTAGAAAGTACGATCAAGATCATTTCCTCTGAGCTAAATATTACTCACGGCAAAGAAAATGGTGCACATAACTTTATTGAAAATATTGGCAAGAAGGATGTTGGGTTCATCAGGTCTTGGGAGGCTGACTTTCTAAAGTCCTATTTCACCAAAGTCAGAAACCCTTTGGGCCATGGTCCCGGAAAGGAAGAGATGCCAAGACTGACAGCTGAGCAAACCAATTGGGCGATAGAGTCCGCGATGTCTTGGATCAAGCTTTTGGTTCAAAGATACACATTGTTGCCCGAACGCGTACAATGA